AGGAACTGCAGCGGATCTACAGGTTTACCTTGTCGGCGAATCTCAAAATGCAGTTTCACCCGGTCTGTACCCGTTGACCCCATTTCGGCAATTGTCTGTCCGACTTTGACCTGCTGCCCCTCCCGTACCAACAGCCGACGGTTGTGTCCGTAAGCACTGACGTAGGTTTCGCTGTGTTTGATGATGACTAATTCGCCGTAGCCCCTTAAGCCACTCCCGGCGTAAACCACCGTCCCATCAGACGCAGCTAAAACAGGCTGTCCCAAATCCCCGGCGATATCAATTCCTTTATTCAAACTACCGTTTGAAGAGAATTTACCAATCAGAATGCCATTAGATGGCCATCCCCAGCCGGTCGGGGCTGGACCCGGAGGAGGCAATGGAGCCGGTGCCGGCTTGTTGGCGACGGACGGTACAACCGTCGCAGAAGTCGCCCCGGAACCGGTCGTCGTAGTGGTCGTGGTGCCATTCGCCTGGCGCCGGATTATCGTGGTTTTGCTCGACGAAGACGGCGCAGAACCGCTGTTACTCACCACCGCCGTCGGCGTTGAACCCGGGCGGCCGTCGAAGCGAATTGTCTGACCCGGATGGATCGTATACGGCGTAGGAATATTGTTCCGGGCAGCGAGGGCTTTGTAGTCCCAGCCGTAGCGAAACGCGATCGAAAACATGGTGTCACCCGGACGGACTACGTACTGCCCGGT
The sequence above is a segment of the Pseudomonas sp. HS6 genome. Coding sequences within it:
- a CDS encoding peptidoglycan DD-metalloendopeptidase family protein codes for the protein MSLTVIAQRMGNTSFQRLVTGLVLSTLLVGCSSTKSSNVRVVDRNNAVAQRPTVTTGQYVVRPGDTMFSIAFRYGWDYKALAARNNIPTPYTIHPGQTIRFDGRPGSTPTAVVSNSGSAPSSSSKTTIIRRQANGTTTTTTTGSGATSATVVPSVANKPAPAPLPPPGPAPTGWGWPSNGILIGKFSSNGSLNKGIDIAGDLGQPVLAASDGTVVYAGSGLRGYGELVIIKHSETYVSAYGHNRRLLVREGQQVKVGQTIAEMGSTGTDRVKLHFEIRRQGKPVDPLQFLPRR